The Gossypium hirsutum isolate 1008001.06 chromosome D07, Gossypium_hirsutum_v2.1, whole genome shotgun sequence genome includes the window CAAAGACAATTTAGCCGCGTACGAGGTCACGGTGACATCGTCACCTGGTGGCTCCGGTGCCAGTGCCGAACCCACGGCTCAAAAGGCAGCAGCCGCTGAGGACCGGAAGCGTAAAGGAAGAGAACTGGAGGACACCGAATATCACAGCGAGGTTAGTTCATTCGAGTTAAAAGTTTTCTGTTCCGTCTCGGCTAACGTGCGCCAGGGGTTAACGTCGTTTAACATGAGCACCCTTCTCTTTGTCGCTGGTGCATTAGAGCACACTGTTTTTTTTAAGGCAGAACACTGTATCAAATTATCAATCCAaagataaaactaaaataaaatggTAATACAATTAGTATCATAGTTaaactatattttgttttttatttaaaaattgagaaattaactTTTGTAAGTTAGATaaaagataaattattttttttaattttatttaattgtacAGTTAAAAACTGATGTGGTTAATAAAATACCTATAAAGTGACACGTGACATAATATGTTACGTGTACTTCATGTTAACATATATAggttagtttttaatagtagaaatgaatgaaaattttaataaaatagtccGTTTGCTTTTTCAACTAACATATGGAAActaatttatcaattattttaatagatgaaaaaaatacaatataacttCTAATATATGAGCGGTAACTAacatataaaaatgataaaagttacTAAATTATGCCAAACTAATTGTTTGGATGAAAAAGGttgtaataatatattattaaaaagttaaataaaatttttgaaatggtatttaaaatgtataatattttaatatcattccATTTTCattgattatatataaaaatttaaaaagataaatattaaataacatgatattttaataatttcttaatataaaaatatctttataTTAGTATAAATATAGAGAAGTCAGTGCAGCTAATATcaatatatattaatgattatatttaataaataacattatttataaataattcacATTAAACAGTCTTAAAGATTGTTAGACGGCAAAAACACAAGGAACTGGTATCCTAGTCCCCATCACAGCCGGGCTCAATTAGTTATTCAACAATTTATTttgacataatgataaatttaattatcaaatatttgtatttaatttttaaaaaattataaatatataaattattaaaatgataaaattatatttttattatcataaaagttacaatttagttTTGTCCCCTCAATAAATTTTCTAGCTTCACCCTGATACTGTTGGTGGTATGTTTCTATATTCCTAGCTCATAAGAAATAATTTCCTAAGTCAGTTAAGAAGCCAATGCTATAAGGATATAGTCAAATGCATAAGTTTTAAGTACCCTTTTAGTGAACTCATACGTAGAGATTTAACTGCGTACAATTAGTTTCAATGCATTGAAAAAGAACTCGTACGTAGTGACTACGTGCATCCCctttctttctattaaaaaatttgtCATGCATTTActgataaatttatttgtacCAAAGGATGTTGAGTCCGAATCTGCTGACACAAAGAAACAAACACGAGGATCCACGTCAACAAAAAGGTCTCGTGCTGCAGAGGTCCATAACCTCTCAGAAAGGGTCAGTGTTGTATAACATTATAATACTGTTGATGATTTTGGTCTTCCTTTGTGTAATTACATTGCTTTAGAGTTCATATATTCTCGTGTGCAGAGACGCAGAGATAGGATTAATGAAAAGATGAGGGCTTTGCAAGAACTTATACCTCGTTGCAACAAGGTTTGTCATGTTATATTTGCACCATTTTTTCTGCTGCTATTAACATATTTGCATGTTTCTGTGTCTCAGTCAGACAAAGCCTCAATGCTGGATGAAGCAATTGAGTATTTGAAGTCACTTCAGTTGCAAGTTCAGGTATGTCTTTGCTTGTACTTAATGAGATACATGTGAAATTTTGTTTGATGTTAGCTCTTACAAGTTACAACTCTGTAACAAAGAGTGGTTTGACTGGGTTACTGTCCTTTATAGCAATTTTGTTTTGTTAAAACGTGGAGAATAAAAGTAACTTATGTCTCTGTTCCATCTAGAAACATGTTTTTGTAGCCTGTTAGGATCAGACTTGAAGCTGCAGCACTGAAAGTACTTAATGAACAATCTTTCACCTgccctattttgaatgttatgGAACTGTTAATTGTAGGGACTTCACCATTGAAACACCACCAACTCAAGAGTCAAGAGGCAAGCTTTCTTTTTGGGAACATGATTTTTACTTGATATACATGAATAGATTAAATTTCAGATTGAAACACCAGTGAACTAATTAAGAACTAGAGCTTAATGAGTAACTAAATAAGAATGTGCATACTTTCTCATTCTAAAATTATAAACCTATCCTAACCATAGCACTTTATTCTCAGTTTGCTTCGGCTCTTGTAACTTAAATAACATCTTCATCAATTCCGCCTACTAtgcagtaagttaggacatgattGTTATGTTCTATTCACAATATGTTCAGTGAactgttttattttaaaatttaactttatgCAGATGATGTCCATGGGGTGTGGCATGGTCCCAATGATGTTTCCTGGTGTTCAACAATACATGCCAACAATGGGAATGGGAATTGGAATGGGCATGGGCATGGATATTGGAAGGCCAACGATGCCATTTACAAATGTTTTGGCTGGCTCACCATTACCAACACCAGCAGCTGCTGCTCATCTGGGTCCAAGATTTACTATGCGACCCTTTCATATGCCACCACCGGCTCTGGCTCCAGCTCCAGCTCCTGATCCATCAAGAATCCAACCAAACAATCAGTCAGACACCATGTTAAACCGGCTTGGTGTACAAAACCCAAACCAGCCTTGTGTCCCAAACTTTGCTGATCCTTATCAGCAGTATAATATTGGTCTTCACCCGATGCAATTATCCCCTCCACTGGTAGTGTTTAGCATGTCATTCTCAAAATTATGGCTTCACATCTATCATGTGAAGTACTGATTACTAATTAATTTCGCCTCTTACAGAATCAAGCGATGGCCCAGCCAAGTTCTAGTAAACCCAGTACCAGTAAGGGAGCTGATAATCTTGAAAATCACCCATCAGGTAGGTCCATTGTTGTCTGCTTCACCATTATTAGAAGATGGTTGTTGACAAAAGTATACACATGAGAAATAAGAAGATAGTACATGCCATGTCGCCCTCTAATCATTTCTATAATTAGGATCTACATATATAGCATTTACAGACTTGAGCCATTGTGGTGAAATTAACCTGGTTTCCACTAAAATCATGTCAGCTCGAATGATGAGTGAGACATATATTTATTAGCCATTAATTAAAAGTTCACTTACTGTTTAATGATGGATGATTTCTAATGTACTTTTTATTGGATGACAACATGAAGGTGACATGACAAGATAGCACTAAAAGGATTTACAAGTGGTGGCCGGCCAGCATCAACTACTCTCAGGCTGCAAGCAGATTCTATTATCTGAATCCTGGTCGCAAGTGCTGCTTGCTTGTGTATTCCTTTGGACTTCCATAACATGAAAACATTGAAGAAAGAGCTCCTGTGCATTACAGGTTGACAATTCTGTTTGGGATCACTCAGGGAAAGGTTCTTACCTTTTCTAAAAAGTTTTGTTAGTGTAAGAGAACCTTCTTGTCTGAgaccaacttaaaaaaaaaaatactagcTAAATGTTGTAACACAGCTAGAATGTAATTATTACTCCACCATAGGAATATTTGGTTAAAACAGTTTGATTTTCTGTTTGTTCAGAATAAGAAAGAGGCTTAGACAGCAGAATGTAGCAACAAAAGAAAAAGTCACCCTTGGCTTTTGATTGGATGACTCTGGTTTGCTCACAAACCCGCCCAAGTGGTTCTTAAGTTATTATTATCTTTGAGTATAAACAAGATTGCAAATATTAATATTGGAATCTTGATCAATATAGATGTGGTGTCGAAAATTGTCTTAATCAACCAACTTATTGAGGTCAATTTTCAATACTGAGGGTAAAAGTTTTAAGCAGGACAAGGGGGATATTAAGCAGAGGTATGAAAAGAGGTTTCAACTTGTAGATTGGTTCTCTTCTGAACCTGAAAAAGGTGCAGAGGAGCGAATGGCCACTTTTTCACTTTGCCTTTTTTATGAGCCAAAATTCATCTTCTCTCAACCTTAAAAAGAGTGCATAAGAGAAATAGTCGCtgttcccttttcttttttctttttctttttatctttttctgaGTGCTTATTAAGCTATGGTCCAATGATTCCTAATCCAAAAGGCAGGCCAACCAAGAAATGCCAATGATATAGGTATGAGAAGGACCCTTTATTGATAATATATGCTGAAATTAATGTAGGTTGACAACAATATGTGGGAACAGCAATGCTGGGGCAAGATTGTCCTCACGACgccttaataataataacatggtgTCTTTAAAACTATGAGAACGACCTCTCATTTGGGATACAAAGAACAAAAAGGGGTACACATTCAGATCACCTAATGGATGAGATGATTGGCTTTCCTTCTGTTCTTATTATCACAATGACAACAAGTTTTCACATTCTCTTCAAAACTGCATGAGACAAACCAAGGCATAAAATAGTCAACCATCCCCTCTCAACTCTTCTTTCTTATTCTCTACTACCATTTGACAGCTTGTTGGTTGGAAGATAAAAGGAATGGATGGGAACTGGGAAAGGCTATACCAAGCAAAATGCTATTGCAAAACTCGAGGAAGAGGATATAagggtttagccaatcaatacgcTGCCGTCTCCATTTTCAGGTTCCCAGACGGCAGCATGATTTCCTTTCCTCCTCCATGCAATCACAACTTGGACATAACCATATCGACATCATTGTAGTCAGCGAAGAACTGTTTGGTAGATGAGTTATTGAAGATGTTCATCCTTGAAAGTTTCACGGCCGGAATAAGCTGTTTGGTAGATTTAAGGCCCAAAAATCTTCATGCACACAACTTCCattataaaattttggataattgcaaaaaaaaattaagtgtatACTAATATTATCTAAGTACAAGTGTAACGGGTCACGGATCAAAGCTCATCTTGAGTACGTAAAGAGTGTCCTATGGACGTCAACTAATTAAATGTAGCTTTTTTGATCCATTTGAACTGACTCGACTGtgaaagatataaaaaaaatttatctacTTGAAACCTTAATGACCCAGTGAAACACTCCACTAAAATTAGAGTTATTAGGGTAATTAGTGTAAGCCCTAATGATAAAGATATATAGAATTTAAATGTCAGTTGTAGATAGACTCTAATCTTgctcaattataaatagagaACTTCCATGTAATCCTTCATAGTAATTTaatactattaaaaatatttacacacTTTATGTACGTGGCATTTTatgttctttcatttcttttttattttaaattgcttcCACTTTATTTATGGTGTTTGAAGAAAATTTCTATCGAGAATTTTCAACAAAATCACTTAAAGTTACAtgaattatgagataaaatttctaatcctATGACACAAAaactaatcaaattttaattagttttagtatgtaattatttaactacatacTAAAAAATAGTTTACACTATTTAAAGTTTAAACTCTAGCGCTATTAGGTTTCAGCATTTCTCCCGCGAATATGTTCTTCTTATGCAATTCAATGCAGTTGGAGATTCTATGCTGCTGAAAAATATCAATAAGTTGCTAGTTTAAACTATAATGAGGAGAAAAAAACAGTCAAGCATTTGCCTCCACTTCTCATGACCGTAAGGACCTTTTTACTAGAGGTATTTGAGCTATGTAGCCTGCATTTGCAAAATATTTGAAGCGTTTAACTTGGGTCATCAACTTCCTGAAATCCTGGGTTAGCCAGCTAAAAGATATGAAACAAACAACATTGAAATGAAATTAAGAATAAGGAAGAAAGGATTGTGTGAATGCGTATTTCTTTGATAAATGTGCTTTTTATTCATCCAAAAGCTACAAGAAAAAGACTATAGGAACACTCTTCTAACTGTAAACTTTACAAAAGAATTAAGCAAGTCTAATGTTCAAACTTCACGTAGAAGAGGCAAATTTCCTAGAAAGCCTAGCATCAATAGAGCCTTTAATCAACACATAAAGACCCTCCACCTCCCTTCATGGAGGCACACCACGACAGTCTAAGAAGAATAGTGACCATCGATTTCTCTTTTCCAAACTGGTAAAGCCATAAAGTATACATTACCTGCAAATTACAAGCATATAAAACCTTCTCCCATAACAATTTAGGAAAAACACAATCACCAAACAGATGATCTCTTGATTCATCATGACACCCACAAAGAATGCATACAGGATCAACCTGACATCCCCAACTAAATCATCTACTCTTAGTGGCCAACTTGTTCTTCACAGCTAACTAGGAAATGAAGGATTATCTAGGAATATCCTCAGATAATTCTATTCCGAGGCACCTTTTCTTGCTTATGCTTAATATGTTCCCAAATTTTCCATGCCTTACAAGAGCCCGAATCTCTCCAATCTGCAGCATAAGCTATGTACTTATACATGTTACAACATATCTAGAATGGAAAAAAGCTAAGTAAAGTAACTAAAATCTAATCCTTACAAGTTTGCTATTTAAAATTGTGAAAGTtacatgaaaaaataaaatgagagGATTTATTTAATAGGTGGTGAAATTAGCTATggtaatattaaaattaacaatgAGGTTATTTTACCCAAATGATTcaaaaaacaattatttatataaatgatTCTGGTTTAAAAGTAATCACTCAAATAATCTGAAATGAGTAGTAAAATTAGGTAAGGGGACTAAATGGCCGGTACCAGTATTTTTCTGACACAATCATTGCCTGATGATTATGTCAGgggttaaaaaaaatattttttgaggtGCTAGAGATTAGACGGTCGGCACACATGTATTTTTTCACCCTGTATCATATTTGTATACATTCATAccagtatttgaaaaaaaaaattggggtgTTGGCACACTGATAGCCGGCAccactttatcaaattaaaaaaatattttttttaggtgCTAGCACATTTATAGCCGACACCCcctttatttgattaaaaaaatatttggggTTCTGACACACTACTAACCAACaccccttttaaaattaaaaagaaaatttagggtGCTATGATATTGATGGCCGACACCCttatacaaatttaaaaagaatttgttATATTAACCGGAGAAAATTTAATAACCCAactagttttaattttaaaatatggttgtaaaatatttaattttaaaattaaaggccACTTAAAAGGCCGAATTAGGCAATCTTTGGCCGCTTTATCTGCTACTGCAGGAGCCGGCCACTTAATGGCCAAATTGTGACCTGCTGCAGGTGCCGGCCTTGCCCAAtatcaggttttttttttaaatttaatttatttccttttttaatataaaatttatgttaaTCTTTAACTAACTTcttatttcaaaaacaaaaacttaactaacctatttcttgatttttaaatttaattttttatttttaaatttaatttttattttttaaaattaattttattttacaaccatattttaaaattaaaactagtTGGGGTTATTAATTTTCTCCCGTTAATATAACAAATTTTTTAAATCTAgtccatttttttttaattttaaaaggggtGTTGGCCATTGGTATGCC containing:
- the LOC107954644 gene encoding transcription factor PIF1 isoform X1; translated protein: MNHCVPDFEMEDDDSIPCTLTRSKKPSMPEDEIMELLWQNGQVVMQSQNQRSIKKSPPFKFQGADPSATKEIWSSSSHHHHQQQQQQQQQSLTDHHLFMQEDEMASWLHYPLSDASFDHDFCADLLYPSSAAPCLTSTTATTSAPPPLGKVTQVSASAVASASRPPIPPSRRNELESTRIQNFVHFSRHKAVRVEQFKQSNSKSVVRELTVVDSSDTPAMAPESGASQAMPCNTEAASGENDNINCANMSVAAGANTQSAGVSGSACKDNLAAYEVTVTSSPGGSGASAEPTAQKAAAAEDRKRKGRELEDTEYHSEDVESESADTKKQTRGSTSTKRSRAAEVHNLSERRRRDRINEKMRALQELIPRCNKSDKASMLDEAIEYLKSLQLQVQMMSMGCGMVPMMFPGVQQYMPTMGMGIGMGMGMDIGRPTMPFTNVLAGSPLPTPAAAAHLGPRFTMRPFHMPPPALAPAPAPDPSRIQPNNQSDTMLNRLGVQNPNQPCVPNFADPYQQYNIGLHPMQLSPPLNQAMAQPSSSKPSTSKGADNLENHPSGDMTR
- the LOC107954644 gene encoding transcription factor PIF1 isoform X2, giving the protein MKSWSCCGKTVKLLCRAKTKDLSRSHRRSNSKAPTHLLPKRSGLPHLTIIINNSSSSSSNRLPIITSLCKKTKWLHGFTILSATPASTTISVLISSILPPPPLALPPPPPQPPLLLHSGKLLKFQLQLWRQLLDPRYRRRGGMSWSRRGFRTSFTSPGIKRDTPAMAPESGASQAMPCNTEAASGENDNINCANMSVAAGANTQSAGVSGSACKDNLAAYEVTVTSSPGGSGASAEPTAQKAAAAEDRKRKGRELEDTEYHSEDVESESADTKKQTRGSTSTKRSRAAEVHNLSERRRRDRINEKMRALQELIPRCNKSDKASMLDEAIEYLKSLQLQVQMMSMGCGMVPMMFPGVQQYMPTMGMGIGMGMGMDIGRPTMPFTNVLAGSPLPTPAAAAHLGPRFTMRPFHMPPPALAPAPAPDPSRIQPNNQSDTMLNRLGVQNPNQPCVPNFADPYQQYNIGLHPMQLSPPLNQAMAQPSSSKPSTSKGADNLENHPSGDMTR